Proteins encoded by one window of Conger conger chromosome 1, fConCon1.1, whole genome shotgun sequence:
- the zgc:92606 gene encoding gamma-aminobutyric acid receptor-associated protein-like 1, protein MNSHYQRSVPLEVRRAEGERVRAKHPDKIPIIVERAARSRAPDLDKKKYLVPSDLTVGQLCFLIRQRVSMRPEEALFFFVNNSLPPSSSPLSAVYEEHHEEDLFLYMTYSNESVYGA, encoded by the exons atgaACAGTCATTATCAACGTAGCGTTCCTTTGGAAGTGAGGAGAGCAGAAGGGGAGAGAGTCCGTGCAAAACATCCGGACAAGATACCG ATTATTGTGGAGAGGGCTGCCAGATCGAGAGCTCCTGACTTGGACAAGAAGAAATACCTTGTTCCCTCTGATCTGACCG TGGGACAGCTATGCTTCCTGATCAGGCAGCGGGTGTCAATGCGGCCAGAGGAGGCACTTTTCTTCTTTGTAAACAACTCACTTCCGCCATCAAGTTCCCCTCTCTCAGCGGTCTATGAG GAACACCATGAAGAAGATCTTTTCCTCTACATGACCTACAGTAATGAGAGTGTCTACGGAGCCTGA